GAGTACATTTACAATGGCGGCTGAGAAACCATCATCAGCTACGGGCTCACGGGAATTTGTCTATCTCACCCTGTACCGGCTGAAAACCCTCACAGATGAAGAGAAACGGGATTGGTTTGAACAGTGGGCAGAAATCCGGAATAGCCTGCCTGAAGGCATTCGTATTGTGACGGAAGCAGGGAATGCTTTCGGCACTGAATTCACTGGCTTCACTGTTTTTGAAGGACCGTTCAAAGCATTTGGTGAGCTAATGGCCATATTGGAACAAAACGCGGGAGCGCTTGTTGAGAAGACTCACACAATAATCGGCACAAAAGGCTTGTTTCATCCCTCTTTTGACATCAAAAGGATAGTGTCGAAGCGTCCAATTGATTGAGTTTCCTTCGTCTATGTCATTGCCGCAGTAGCCCCCTTTTTAGAGGGTTATTCTGCGAAGACAGATAGTAAGATACGCGCCGAGGAATGCATTTGTCGTACCAGATATCGAGAAAGACAGCCATAGTCTTGACAATAGCCCTTGTTGCTGGCGTTGTGATGTATAATATCGCCCCTATGGATATACGTCCTGGTGACTATCAAGCCACTTTGACTGTGGATGCACCTGGAATCTCTCTGGAGCACTCTATACCTATCGAGGTAGTGGAAAGCGGTGAAATCCAAGAAACAACTGTGTTTTTGAGCGGAGATTCTACAAATCTAACTGTGCTTGCCAGGAACGTTTTGCCAATAAACACCGACACGCCGTTCCGTTTCGTGGTTGAATATTCGGGCGAGTCAATGAAAGCAAGTGATATCCTTGTTCGGATAACCAACAATGCCGGATACAATCAAACAGTGAGGCCAACTTTGCAACAGGATCAAGAATTCATTATAGAACATCAACCACTCGTTCACTCAAAAGCAGCCGTCGCGATTCTTACAGTTGTAGGAATTCTCTGGTTTACTGAAGGTATTAGCCTTGTAGCCACCTCGATAATGATTCCAGTGATGGTGATTTTAGCCAACATCAGAACTCCTACAGAAGCACTGAATCCATTCTTTGATCCTGCTGTGGCGCTCATTCTGGGTGGGTTCTTGATTGGCCGGGCACTAAGCAAATATGAGCTTGACAAACGCCTTGCTCTGATGATTCTCTCTAGGAGTGCAGGGAGTGGTTCAACTTTGATATTGACCATAATGGGTGTGAGTGCTTTCTTGTCGATGTGGATTAGCAATACCGCTTCCGCTGCAATCATGATTCCCATTGCGATTGCCGTTATCTCCAAGATTGAGAATAAGGAAACTCGGGATAAATATGGGAAAGTGCTCGTTTTGGCTGTTGCTTATTCAGCCACTGTTGGTGGTGTAGGTAGTCTTGTTGGTTCTCCTCCCAATCCTCTCGCAGCAACATACATCAATTCGTTTCTCGGCATTGAGTTCAGCTTCATTGATTGGATTCCGTATGGACTGCCAGTTGTTATTATCATGCTTCCGATTATTTGGCAATGGTTGATGTTTCGTTTTGACTTACCAAAGGACATCGAAGAAATCCAGAATCTGAAGACAGTATCAAAGAAGGAATACCTCCGACTCGGACCGATGTCTACTCAGCAGAAGCTTGTTGTATCCGTTTTCTCTGGAGTGGTCGTCTTCTGGCTTACTGAACAGCTGCCAGACATCATTGCCAATGCTATTGGCTGGCCCGGTCATGGGATATCTAGTTCTGTCATCGCCCTGGGTGGAGGCCTCTTACTACTCGTTCTGGGGCTTCTCGATGAAAAGGATGTCTCACATGAGCTAAGCTGGTCTTCTCTCCTGATTCTAGGCAGTGGCATTGTACTTGGTGGTGCTATGATTGATACCGGCCTTTCAACTTACATTGCGACACAAATGGGTGCATTGGGTGCATTACCTCAGTTGTTAGTGATTATTATCATAGGCGCGGTTGCAATAATCGTGACGATGATTGCTTCCAATACTGGGTCTGCAGTGATTCTCATTCCTATTGCAATCCCCTTGGCAACAGGACTTGGTATAGATCCCTTGCTGATTACAATGGTGATTGCTATTGCAGTCTCGATGGACTTTGCTCTCCCCACAGGTACCCCTCCTTCAACCATCGCG
This portion of the Candidatus Lokiarchaeota archaeon genome encodes:
- a CDS encoding DASS family sodium-coupled anion symporter, with the translated sequence MHLSYQISRKTAIVLTIALVAGVVMYNIAPMDIRPGDYQATLTVDAPGISLEHSIPIEVVESGEIQETTVFLSGDSTNLTVLARNVLPINTDTPFRFVVEYSGESMKASDILVRITNNAGYNQTVRPTLQQDQEFIIEHQPLVHSKAAVAILTVVGILWFTEGISLVATSIMIPVMVILANIRTPTEALNPFFDPAVALILGGFLIGRALSKYELDKRLALMILSRSAGSGSTLILTIMGVSAFLSMWISNTASAAIMIPIAIAVISKIENKETRDKYGKVLVLAVAYSATVGGVGSLVGSPPNPLAATYINSFLGIEFSFIDWIPYGLPVVIIMLPIIWQWLMFRFDLPKDIEEIQNLKTVSKKEYLRLGPMSTQQKLVVSVFSGVVVFWLTEQLPDIIANAIGWPGHGISSSVIALGGGLLLLVLGLLDEKDVSHELSWSSLLILGSGIVLGGAMIDTGLSTYIATQMGALGALPQLLVIIIIGAVAIIVTMIASNTGSAVILIPIAIPLATGLGIDPLLITMVIAIAVSMDFALPTGTPPSTIAYSTGKVEMREMVTTGVIVDLISLLVVTVIVVYLWSFMGLVVL